AACGTTTGGGTTGCGGTCGCTCTCGCGCAAGAGACGCCGGTGCTGCTGCTCGACGAGCCAACGACGCACCTCGACCTGCACGTCGCGCAGCGCATGCTCGCGCTCCTGCGCTCGCTCGCGCGACGCGGGAAGGCGATACTCTGTGCCCTGCACGACCTCAACGAGGCGGCAGCGTATGCGGATCGCATCGTGCTCTTCGGCGACGGCGCACTCCGTGCCGCTGGGGCACCGGACGACGTGCTCGCGAGCCCGCTGCTCGACGTCGTCTACGAGAGCACGATCGCGCGCGTGCGGCTGGCGGACGGACACCTGCGGGTCTATCCATCTGGAGCACCTCCTGCGCCGGAACGTTAACCGCGTGGACAGCGGCGCGGCCGCCGTCTTGCGGAAACGACCCTCCATGACAAAGAAGACTCCGCAGAACGCACGAGACGCCGTCGCCTTCGTCAAGGAATGCGGCGCCAAGATGATCGATCTCAAGTTCACCGACGTGCCGGGGACCTGGCAGCACACGACCGTCCCCGCCGATCAGATCGACGAGGACGCCTTCACAGCGGGCACCGGCTTCGACGGCTCCTCGATTCGCGGCTTTCAGTCCATTCACGAGTCGGACATGATATTGAAGCCCGATCCATCGACCGCCGTTCGCGACCCGTTTCGCACCGTGCCGACGGTGTCGTTCGTGTGCGACGTTTTCGATCCCGTCAAGCAGGATCTCTACGAGCGCGATCCGCGCAATATCGCGCGCAAGGCCGAAGCGTACTTGCGCTCCAGCGGAATCGCGACGACCGCGTTCTTCGGACCCGAGGCGGAGTTTCATTATTTCGATCGCGTCTCGTACGAGAACACCATGAGCCGCGCGTTCTACGAGATCGACACGCGCGAGGGTTCATGGAACTCTGCCGTGGAGCCGAGCGGCTACACGATGCGACCGAAGGAAGCATACTTTCCGGTGCCGCCGAACGATACGCAGGCCGATCTGCGCGCGGAGACCGCGCTCGCCCTCGCCGACTGGGGAATGCAGGTCGAGATGCAGCACCACGAGGTCGGCGCGAGCCAAGCCGAGATCAACTTCCGCTGCGACTCACTGCTGCGCACCGCAGACAACCTCATGGCCTTCAAGTACGTCGTCAAGAACGTCGCTGCGCGAAACGGACGAACCGTCACGTTCATGCCCAAGCCCGTCTTCGGCGACAACGGCTCCGGCATGCACGTGCATCAGTCCCTCTGGAAGGACGACGCGCCGCTCTTCTACGACGCGTCCGGTTACGGAGAAGCGTCGCAACTGATGCTCTATTACATCGGGGGATTGCTCACGCACATCGATTCGCTGCTCGCGTTCTGCGCGCCGACGACCAACTCGTACAAACGACTGGTGCCGCATTACGAGGCGCCGGTCAACGTCGCGTTCTCCGCGCGTAACCGTTCGGCAGCCATCCGGATCCCCGTCTTCTACAAGGGAAAGCCAAGCTCGAAGCGCCTCGAGTTCCGCCCTCCCGATCCGGCGGCGAACCCGTATCTTGCGTTCTCGGCGCTGCTCTGCGCCGGCATCGACGGCATCAAGCGCAAGATCGATCCGGTTGCCGCGGGGTTTGGACCGCTCG
The Candidatus Dormiibacterota bacterium DNA segment above includes these coding regions:
- the glnA gene encoding type I glutamate--ammonia ligase: MTKKTPQNARDAVAFVKECGAKMIDLKFTDVPGTWQHTTVPADQIDEDAFTAGTGFDGSSIRGFQSIHESDMILKPDPSTAVRDPFRTVPTVSFVCDVFDPVKQDLYERDPRNIARKAEAYLRSSGIATTAFFGPEAEFHYFDRVSYENTMSRAFYEIDTREGSWNSAVEPSGYTMRPKEAYFPVPPNDTQADLRAETALALADWGMQVEMQHHEVGASQAEINFRCDSLLRTADNLMAFKYVVKNVAARNGRTVTFMPKPVFGDNGSGMHVHQSLWKDDAPLFYDASGYGEASQLMLYYIGGLLTHIDSLLAFCAPTTNSYKRLVPHYEAPVNVAFSARNRSAAIRIPVFYKGKPSSKRLEFRPPDPAANPYLAFSALLCAGIDGIKRKIDPVAAGFGPLDENIYDLPAEKAAKIRSVPGSLRQSLDALSGDHAYLVDGGVFTESFISSWIAFKTERELRPVEIRPHPYEFYLYYDC